A region of Faecalibacterium taiwanense DNA encodes the following proteins:
- a CDS encoding transporter substrate-binding domain-containing protein: MKHRISRRAFLNGCTLLAAAAAVSSLTSCGEKEAKDSGLAQIVVGSDSYPPYIYLNNDGVPTGIDVEIATEAFRRMGYAARFETINWEQKTNLVESGAIDCIWGCFSMDGREEVYRWAGPYMVSRQVVAVDADSSIRSLSDLAGKTVAVQSTGKPEEIFLSGSDPRIPQTVEVLSIENRSVQYAMLACGYVDGIAAHETGILQYMKDNAVDFRILEEPLLVTGLGIAFAKNDTRGLDSQLTDTLAQMRADGTLERIIGRYLENASQYLEVDIIGA, translated from the coding sequence ATGAAACACAGAATCTCACGCCGTGCATTCCTGAACGGATGCACGCTGCTGGCGGCAGCTGCTGCCGTAAGCAGTCTGACTTCCTGCGGAGAAAAGGAAGCGAAAGACAGCGGTCTTGCACAAATCGTTGTGGGAAGCGACAGCTATCCACCTTATATCTATCTGAATAATGACGGTGTTCCCACCGGAATCGATGTGGAGATCGCCACCGAGGCGTTCCGCCGCATGGGGTATGCTGCCCGGTTTGAAACGATCAACTGGGAGCAGAAAACAAATCTTGTGGAAAGCGGCGCCATCGACTGCATCTGGGGCTGCTTTTCCATGGATGGACGCGAAGAGGTATACCGCTGGGCGGGGCCTTACATGGTGAGCCGTCAGGTGGTTGCGGTGGATGCCGACAGCAGCATCCGATCCCTTAGCGACCTTGCCGGCAAGACCGTCGCCGTGCAGAGCACCGGCAAGCCGGAAGAGATCTTTCTCAGCGGCTCCGACCCGCGCATCCCGCAGACGGTGGAGGTGCTCAGCATCGAAAACCGCAGTGTGCAGTACGCAATGCTGGCCTGCGGCTATGTGGACGGCATCGCCGCCCACGAGACAGGCATCCTGCAATATATGAAGGACAATGCCGTAGACTTCCGCATTTTGGAGGAACCGCTGCTGGTCACCGGGCTGGGCATCGCCTTTGCCAAGAACGACACCCGCGGGCTGGACAGCCAGCTGACCGATACCCTTGCGCAGATGCGCGCGGATGGCACGCTGGAGCGGATCATTGGCCGATACCTTGAAAATGCTTCGCAGTATCTGGAGGTGGACATAATTGGCGCGTAA
- a CDS encoding ATP-binding protein produces MNNKLYKKLLWGTGFVIVAVILTLFIMSQTYIQNLVYHERLNQMEEVTHQMFRSLEDVIDTHWDEVNVQCNYLYYTPLKTDTEFYRYLKKLSELSNYHERQIELIAVDSAGHYYTENGRMGLLRGMKYLESAPQRVSYVSNSLTVDDSRMVFLEKLSTPITLQSGEKEITLCYFGISQSMTQLNDYFRCDAYENNNSVYVLDNDGFKLFNANDTELLKGHNVYTVLSWMSYLHGSSFAEAKERLDRTGSCYSNAVLDGTEYFYALKQMENAQWTLAFLVPAKYVAVNTQKLVSIVMIIIIVIAMVFSVITVFVGWFLLRQKQQQELQAEKEANLRLEQYNIHLTQVNDELRQAQDIAAEALQSAERASKAKTDFLANMSHDIRTPMNAIIGITTLMKNELHQPEKLAEHLDKLENSGQLLLGIINDILDMSRIESGKTTLNVEKMNLPQQISQLDSIIRQQAGQRSQTFTVNTHLQHENVLADPNRLNRVLMNILSNAVKYTPTGGHIRFEVDELPRNEHYARYRFVVQDDGIGMSEAYQKTLFDPFTREERSGTNKVQGTGLGMAITKNIVDLMGGSINVESTTGKGTRFEVVLEFPVDAEADTVPEAQMLPEEEKETSPLSGMKFLCAEDNAINAEILEMLLEANGASCTICSNGQEIVDAFASVKPGEYDMILMDVQMPVMDGLEATRRIRSGENPLGRIIPILAMTANAFLEDMQKSREAGMDEHLSKPVDIAALEQTVKRFRVIPPKINSGQARFRRGSTQTM; encoded by the coding sequence GTGAACAACAAACTATATAAAAAGCTGCTTTGGGGCACCGGCTTTGTCATTGTTGCGGTCATCCTGACCCTTTTTATCATGAGCCAGACCTACATCCAGAACCTTGTCTACCATGAGCGGCTGAACCAGATGGAAGAGGTCACCCACCAGATGTTCCGCAGTCTGGAGGATGTGATCGACACTCACTGGGACGAGGTGAATGTACAATGCAATTATTTGTACTACACCCCGCTAAAGACCGATACCGAGTTCTATCGCTATCTGAAAAAGCTGTCGGAGCTTTCCAATTACCATGAAAGACAGATCGAACTGATTGCCGTGGACTCTGCCGGACATTACTATACTGAGAATGGCCGCATGGGGCTGCTGCGAGGAATGAAGTATTTGGAAAGCGCACCGCAGCGGGTCAGCTACGTTTCTAACTCGCTGACCGTGGACGACTCCCGGATGGTGTTTCTGGAAAAGCTCTCCACCCCCATCACACTGCAAAGCGGAGAAAAAGAGATCACCCTGTGCTACTTTGGTATTTCGCAAAGCATGACCCAACTGAACGATTATTTCCGCTGTGATGCCTACGAAAATAACAACAGCGTCTATGTGCTGGATAACGACGGTTTCAAGCTGTTCAACGCCAACGATACCGAACTGCTGAAGGGACACAATGTATACACCGTGCTATCCTGGATGTCCTATCTGCACGGTTCTTCCTTTGCGGAGGCAAAGGAGCGGCTTGACCGCACAGGCTCCTGTTATTCCAACGCCGTGCTGGACGGGACCGAGTATTTCTACGCCCTGAAGCAGATGGAAAACGCCCAGTGGACACTGGCGTTCCTTGTTCCGGCAAAATATGTGGCCGTGAATACGCAGAAGCTGGTCAGCATCGTCATGATCATCATCATCGTCATTGCAATGGTGTTCTCGGTCATAACAGTTTTCGTCGGCTGGTTTCTCCTGCGGCAAAAGCAGCAGCAGGAGCTGCAGGCAGAAAAAGAAGCGAACCTCCGTCTGGAGCAATACAACATCCATCTGACGCAGGTAAACGATGAGCTGCGGCAGGCACAGGACATTGCCGCAGAGGCGTTACAGTCCGCCGAGCGCGCCAGCAAGGCTAAGACGGACTTCCTTGCCAACATGAGCCACGATATCCGCACCCCCATGAACGCCATCATCGGCATAACTACTCTGATGAAAAACGAGCTGCACCAGCCGGAAAAGCTGGCCGAACATCTGGACAAGCTGGAAAATTCCGGCCAGTTGCTGCTGGGCATCATAAACGATATTCTGGACATGAGCCGCATCGAGAGCGGCAAGACCACCCTGAATGTGGAAAAAATGAATCTGCCCCAGCAGATCAGCCAGCTGGACAGCATCATCCGCCAGCAGGCAGGCCAGCGCAGCCAGACCTTTACGGTAAACACCCATCTGCAGCACGAAAACGTGCTGGCAGACCCCAACCGTCTGAATCGGGTGCTGATGAACATCCTCTCCAACGCAGTCAAGTATACGCCCACCGGCGGGCATATCCGGTTTGAGGTGGACGAGCTGCCCCGAAACGAGCACTACGCCCGATACCGCTTTGTGGTGCAGGATGACGGCATTGGCATGAGCGAGGCCTACCAGAAGACCCTTTTTGACCCCTTTACCCGCGAGGAACGCTCCGGAACCAACAAGGTGCAGGGCACCGGCCTTGGTATGGCCATCACCAAGAACATTGTGGACCTGATGGGCGGCTCTATCAATGTGGAGAGTACCACCGGCAAGGGCACTCGCTTTGAGGTGGTGCTGGAATTTCCCGTTGATGCCGAAGCAGATACGGTGCCAGAGGCACAGATGCTCCCGGAGGAAGAGAAAGAAACTTCTCCTCTGTCCGGCATGAAGTTCCTCTGCGCCGAGGATAACGCCATCAACGCCGAAATTCTGGAAATGCTGCTGGAAGCCAATGGCGCAAGCTGCACCATCTGCTCCAACGGTCAGGAAATCGTGGATGCCTTTGCCAGCGTAAAGCCCGGCGAGTACGACATGATCCTGATGGATGTGCAGATGCCTGTGATGGACGGCTTGGAAGCCACCCGCCGCATCCGCAGCGGCGAGAATCCGCTGGGCAGGATCATTCCCATCCTTGCCATGACCGCCAATGCCTTCCTTGAGGATATGCAGAAGAGCAGGGAAGCCGGCATGGACGAGCACCTGTCCAAACCTGTGGATATTGCTGCGCTGGAGCAGACGGTAAAACGCTTCCGTGTTATCCCCCCGAAAATAAATAGCGGACAAGCGCGTTTCCGCAGAGGAAGCACACAAACGATGTGA
- a CDS encoding extracellular solute-binding protein has product MMKKISRRSFLQVCGITAATAALTACGGGKTETAKKDDVHEAITFMAPYKEIEAFIEQVHSVYPEVNIEVVPYSGDNTTTCLQNMFAAGDLPDVCTLTYYDPRIDLVSDKLLDLSGYDFTDNYVESRLQDVFDNGAIYLLPSTYNCYGITYNKTLLKKYGWELPNSFAELEELAAKAKKAEVDLCLPQIQYPGYGFQYLCNIADADFLGTLDGRLWQRDYLSGKANVSNTPGMMRAMAYVQKWKDIGMLNDTGDALDDNVTRQRMTEGNTLFLMGGTNGIVEADGNADKYGLMPFLSEDGTQNVFVLNVNRFYGLNKKLEQDPQKLEDALKVMRVLSTVAGTSALQPATALKSSLLPFKDAKADGTYYADIADALNAGNTAPFIYSGWENTIVTTGLKMLDFMKGNATMEDVVRQLDEDQDSVVNNTPDTITTVTEELSQEDCAMLVGRCFAQATGSDLALVSLSTWIPGNPTDQNHHGVAAKLYAKGITDYDLSVILPTGWNRTIQTVTLTGQQINDLLATGYDAYGNGKGYPYVLVSPVQPDAGKTYQVAICGVSDQLAAETTVTDSGVVGMDAAKAFFGAYTTISRADTAWS; this is encoded by the coding sequence ATGATGAAAAAGATCTCCCGCCGCTCTTTTTTGCAGGTCTGCGGCATTACGGCAGCCACGGCGGCGTTGACTGCCTGCGGCGGCGGTAAGACCGAAACGGCTAAAAAAGACGATGTGCACGAAGCCATCACCTTTATGGCACCTTATAAGGAGATAGAAGCCTTTATTGAGCAGGTACACAGCGTTTACCCGGAAGTGAACATCGAGGTCGTGCCCTACAGCGGCGATAACACCACCACCTGTTTGCAGAATATGTTTGCGGCGGGCGACCTGCCGGACGTCTGCACCTTGACCTACTACGACCCCCGGATCGATCTGGTCTCCGACAAACTGCTGGACCTTTCCGGCTACGATTTTACGGATAACTATGTGGAGTCCCGTCTGCAGGACGTGTTCGACAACGGTGCCATCTACCTGCTGCCCTCGACCTACAACTGCTACGGCATCACCTACAACAAGACCCTGCTGAAAAAATACGGCTGGGAGCTGCCCAATTCTTTCGCTGAGCTGGAAGAACTGGCTGCAAAGGCCAAGAAAGCAGAGGTCGATCTCTGTCTGCCGCAGATCCAGTATCCGGGCTATGGTTTCCAGTATCTGTGCAACATTGCGGACGCCGATTTCCTCGGCACACTGGACGGCAGGCTGTGGCAGCGGGATTATCTGTCCGGTAAGGCGAATGTCAGCAATACCCCCGGCATGATGCGGGCGATGGCCTATGTCCAGAAGTGGAAGGACATCGGGATGCTGAACGACACCGGCGATGCTCTTGACGACAATGTGACCCGGCAGAGGATGACCGAGGGCAACACCCTGTTTCTGATGGGCGGCACCAACGGCATCGTGGAGGCAGACGGCAACGCCGATAAATACGGGCTGATGCCGTTTCTCTCGGAGGACGGCACCCAGAACGTTTTTGTGCTGAATGTGAACCGCTTCTACGGTCTGAATAAAAAGCTGGAGCAGGACCCCCAGAAGCTGGAAGATGCGCTCAAGGTGATGCGTGTGCTTTCCACCGTTGCAGGCACCAGCGCTCTGCAGCCCGCAACGGCGCTGAAAAGCAGCCTGCTGCCCTTCAAGGACGCAAAAGCGGACGGCACCTACTATGCCGACATCGCCGATGCCCTGAATGCAGGCAACACCGCGCCCTTTATCTATTCCGGCTGGGAAAACACCATCGTGACCACTGGCCTTAAAATGCTGGACTTCATGAAGGGCAATGCCACCATGGAGGATGTGGTCCGTCAGCTGGACGAGGATCAGGATAGTGTGGTGAACAACACCCCGGATACCATCACTACCGTTACGGAGGAGCTTTCGCAGGAGGACTGCGCCATGCTGGTAGGCCGCTGCTTTGCACAGGCTACCGGCAGCGACCTTGCACTGGTGTCGCTGAGCACATGGATCCCCGGCAACCCCACCGATCAGAACCATCACGGCGTAGCTGCCAAGCTGTACGCCAAGGGCATTACGGATTACGACCTTTCGGTGATCCTGCCCACCGGCTGGAACCGCACCATCCAGACCGTTACCCTGACCGGGCAGCAGATCAACGACCTGCTGGCCACGGGCTACGATGCCTACGGCAACGGCAAGGGCTACCCCTATGTGCTGGTAAGCCCGGTGCAGCCGGATGCGGGCAAGACCTATCAGGTTGCCATCTGCGGTGTGAGCGACCAGTTGGCTGCGGAGACCACGGTCACAGACAGCGGCGTGGTGGGCATGGATGCTGCAAAAGCCTTCTTTGGTGCATACACCACCATCAGCCGGGCAGACACTGCATGGAGCTGA
- a CDS encoding transposon-transfer assisting family protein, whose translation MFYNTGTRLGLIHELRLMQCYLMPDETALRELSEQVIEKLKLLTDAEFAELEFPLD comes from the coding sequence ATGTTCTACAACACCGGCACCCGGCTGGGGCTTATCCACGAACTGAGGCTGATGCAATGCTACCTGATGCCGGACGAAACCGCCCTGCGGGAGCTGTCCGAACAGGTCATCGAAAAACTGAAACTGCTGACCGATGCAGAGTTTGCCGAACTGGAATTTCCACTGGACTGA
- a CDS encoding DUF6054 family protein, which produces MAIFEKTIRNKNFDKLLRKLEQEIPDSSWSADLEAGSDFKEGDARCSVRVFERYSMMGGNRLSLTLTMFQNADSPIRLSAITAGGSQAVFFKVNTLGEESFLDDVKNLLEEILEE; this is translated from the coding sequence ATGGCAATCTTTGAAAAGACCATCCGAAACAAGAATTTTGACAAACTGCTTCGGAAGCTGGAACAAGAAATCCCGGACAGCAGTTGGTCGGCAGATTTAGAGGCAGGCAGTGATTTCAAAGAGGGCGATGCCCGGTGCAGTGTCCGTGTGTTTGAACGGTACAGCATGATGGGCGGCAACCGCCTGAGTCTGACACTGACCATGTTCCAGAATGCGGACAGTCCGATTCGGCTGTCTGCCATCACCGCAGGAGGCAGTCAAGCGGTGTTCTTCAAGGTGAACACCCTTGGAGAAGAATCTTTTCTGGACGATGTAAAGAACCTGCTGGAAGAAATTTTGGAGGAATAA
- a CDS encoding DUF2500 domain-containing protein — MFYAGIDMLFSILFPILFLVVLGMILYTIIGNISTWNKNNHSPRLTVPATVVAKRTEVSRHHTDNTMAHTFTTYYVTFQVESGDRIELTVSGSDYGMLVEGDIGKLSFQGTRYLGFERN, encoded by the coding sequence ATGTTTTACGCTGGAATTGATATGCTGTTCAGCATTCTGTTTCCCATCCTGTTCCTTGTGGTTTTGGGTATGATCCTATACACCATCATCGGAAATATCAGCACATGGAATAAAAACAACCATTCGCCGCGGCTGACTGTTCCGGCAACGGTTGTGGCAAAGCGCACGGAAGTTTCTCGCCACCATACAGACAATACGATGGCGCATACGTTCACGACCTATTATGTAACCTTTCAGGTAGAGAGCGGCGACCGCATAGAGCTTACCGTAAGTGGTTCGGACTACGGAATGCTTGTGGAGGGCGACATTGGAAAGCTGAGTTTTCAGGGCACCCGCTATCTTGGGTTTGAGCGGAACTAA
- a CDS encoding DUF4300 family protein produces MKRRTFLVCTAALFCGALLAGGCTQKTSQPVLQQIEYSNLADSDTQALLSKLLQDAGVSDLRIQTFFDHVQKFNNAVDPAWLTTGFENAKPSDLKYDPYSMQDAWTEKYDTFPGWNCRITACGLFGDFITVTGKADLDSAEDTLFMDYETLDSDPESLCGDERQKFDALFAPVKTTNTTDIPTHLKTIQQEWKKRGLSFVDDDKIRLVSVVLHDQFSETDNSLMIGHVGVMIPTSDAVYFVEKVAFQEPYRLLKFKNRTELSDYLMLKYDNSWGQDTAHTFIMENSDLMDGWRILDEQKDAS; encoded by the coding sequence TTGAAACGTCGAACTTTTCTTGTCTGCACCGCTGCACTTTTTTGCGGTGCGCTTCTGGCAGGAGGCTGCACTCAAAAAACTTCTCAGCCCGTCCTTCAGCAAATTGAATACTCCAATTTGGCAGATTCGGATACACAAGCTCTTCTTTCCAAGCTTTTGCAGGATGCCGGCGTATCCGACCTACGGATACAGACCTTCTTTGATCATGTGCAAAAGTTCAACAATGCTGTGGACCCGGCATGGCTCACCACAGGGTTTGAAAATGCCAAGCCTTCGGATCTGAAATACGATCCTTACTCCATGCAGGACGCATGGACGGAAAAATATGACACCTTCCCCGGCTGGAACTGTCGGATCACTGCTTGTGGGCTGTTCGGTGATTTTATCACTGTCACGGGCAAGGCAGACCTTGACTCAGCCGAGGACACCCTGTTTATGGACTATGAAACACTGGATTCCGATCCAGAATCCCTTTGCGGCGACGAACGGCAAAAGTTTGATGCGCTTTTTGCCCCGGTTAAAACCACTAATACGACCGATATTCCTACCCATTTGAAAACGATTCAGCAGGAATGGAAGAAACGCGGTCTCTCCTTCGTGGACGATGATAAGATCCGTCTCGTCTCCGTAGTCCTGCACGATCAGTTCTCTGAAACGGACAATTCTCTTATGATCGGTCATGTCGGCGTTATGATTCCCACATCGGATGCGGTATATTTCGTCGAAAAGGTCGCTTTTCAGGAGCCGTATCGCTTGTTGAAGTTCAAAAATCGAACCGAGTTGAGCGATTATCTGATGCTGAAATACGACAACTCGTGGGGACAGGATACCGCCCACACCTTTATTATGGAAAATTCAGACCTGATGGACGGCTGGCGCATTCTTGACGAACAGAAAGACGCAAGCTAA
- a CDS encoding AraC family transcriptional regulator → MYFNSGYLNNSRLDFKDYSKPLVVGSCGTYRLKKRPKLPTFWAKGRRDYQILYVASGKAHFWFDGVEEVVTSGHMVLYQPKEIQKYVYYVEDHPEVFWIHFTGYDVKNILNYHGIPLDKHVFYSGTLPDYKMLFRKIIRELQQCEYGYEDYIASLFNIILLLVSRQQQESEKTTTSIPEEIEAAVAYFNENYNTKVSVDDYAESLHISTNWFIRNFKLYMKISPAQYILSLRMVNAQSLLENTEYNIGEIAEIVGYDNPLYFSRVFKKEYGVSPAQYRKNLEESTEK, encoded by the coding sequence ATGTATTTCAACTCAGGATATTTGAACAACTCCCGTTTGGATTTCAAAGACTACTCAAAGCCGCTGGTCGTAGGCAGCTGCGGCACTTATCGCTTGAAAAAACGCCCTAAGCTACCTACTTTTTGGGCAAAGGGTCGCAGAGACTATCAAATCCTCTATGTGGCATCTGGTAAAGCACATTTCTGGTTCGATGGTGTTGAGGAAGTGGTGACTTCTGGACACATGGTGCTTTATCAGCCGAAAGAAATCCAGAAGTATGTCTACTATGTAGAAGATCATCCAGAGGTGTTCTGGATTCACTTTACAGGATACGATGTCAAAAACATCCTGAACTATCACGGAATACCCTTGGACAAGCACGTTTTTTACAGCGGCACACTGCCGGATTACAAAATGCTGTTCCGAAAGATCATCCGGGAACTGCAACAATGCGAATATGGCTATGAAGACTATATTGCTTCTCTCTTCAACATCATTCTGCTTTTAGTAAGCAGGCAACAGCAGGAAAGCGAGAAAACAACTACAAGCATCCCGGAAGAAATCGAAGCCGCCGTTGCCTACTTTAACGAGAACTATAACACAAAGGTCAGTGTGGACGATTACGCAGAATCGCTGCATATCAGTACGAACTGGTTTATCCGTAATTTTAAGCTGTACATGAAAATAAGCCCTGCACAATACATCCTGTCCCTTCGGATGGTAAATGCACAAAGCTTATTGGAGAACACCGAATACAATATTGGAGAAATTGCAGAGATCGTAGGGTATGATAACCCACTCTATTTTAGCCGGGTATTCAAGAAAGAGTATGGTGTCAGTCCGGCACAGTACCGAAAGAATCTGGAAGAATCTACTGAAAAATGA
- a CDS encoding MFS transporter, translating to MTEKRYLKWYNKVGYGSGDIAGNVVYAFLSSFVMIYLTNTVGLNPGIVGTLIAVSKLLDGVTDIFFGSLIDKTHSKMGKARPWMLYGYIGCAITLVAIFAIPTNLGQFAQYAWFLIAYTLLNAVFYTANNIAYSALTALVTKNSAEQVEMGSWRFMFAFATSLLIQSITLGAVTALGGGAAGWRTVAIIYAIIGLLVNTLSVLSVKELPEGELVDTTNKKEIEQDEKYNLVQAAKLLAGNKYYMMICVTYILQQIYGAMISMGTYYATYILGNQNLFGVFSWAINIPLIIALVFTPTLVAKWNGMYKLNVMSYTLATISRALVAVAGYMGSGNVTLMLLFTAIAALGQGPWQGDMNAVIAACSEYTWLTKHKRVDGTMYSCTSLGVKLGGGLGTAITGWLLAASHFDSALTVQPDSCINMLKIMYLVIPFALDAIITFILSHLKVEEANEKLRAAV from the coding sequence ATGACTGAGAAACGTTATCTAAAGTGGTATAATAAAGTCGGCTATGGTTCAGGCGATATTGCAGGCAACGTGGTGTATGCATTCCTGTCCTCCTTCGTCATGATCTATCTGACCAACACCGTTGGCCTGAACCCCGGTATTGTCGGCACTCTGATTGCAGTTTCCAAACTGCTGGACGGTGTGACGGACATTTTCTTTGGTTCTTTGATTGACAAAACGCATTCTAAGATGGGCAAAGCCCGTCCTTGGATGCTGTACGGCTACATTGGCTGTGCCATTACGCTGGTGGCAATTTTCGCCATCCCGACCAATCTGGGACAGTTTGCACAGTACGCATGGTTCCTGATCGCATATACTCTGCTGAACGCTGTATTCTACACTGCCAACAACATTGCTTACTCTGCACTGACTGCTCTCGTCACGAAGAACAGTGCCGAACAGGTCGAGATGGGTTCCTGGCGTTTCATGTTCGCCTTTGCCACCAGCCTGCTCATCCAGTCCATCACGCTGGGTGCTGTTACGGCATTGGGCGGTGGTGCTGCCGGTTGGCGCACTGTTGCAATCATCTACGCCATCATCGGTCTGCTTGTCAACACCCTCTCCGTTCTCTCCGTGAAGGAACTGCCGGAAGGCGAATTGGTGGATACCACCAACAAAAAGGAAATCGAGCAGGACGAAAAGTACAATCTGGTTCAGGCTGCAAAGCTGCTTGCTGGTAACAAATATTATATGATGATTTGCGTCACCTACATTTTGCAGCAGATCTACGGTGCCATGATCAGCATGGGCACCTACTATGCAACCTACATCCTTGGCAACCAGAATCTGTTCGGTGTATTCTCTTGGGCAATCAACATTCCTCTGATCATCGCACTGGTGTTCACCCCGACCTTGGTTGCAAAGTGGAATGGAATGTATAAGCTGAATGTGATGAGCTATACTCTGGCAACGATTTCTCGTGCACTGGTTGCTGTAGCTGGTTACATGGGCAGCGGCAATGTGACCTTGATGCTGCTCTTTACTGCAATCGCAGCTCTTGGTCAGGGTCCTTGGCAGGGCGATATGAACGCTGTAATCGCAGCCTGCTCTGAATATACTTGGCTGACGAAGCATAAGCGCGTGGATGGCACGATGTACTCCTGCACTTCTCTCGGTGTGAAGCTGGGCGGCGGTCTGGGTACTGCCATCACCGGCTGGCTGCTGGCAGCAAGCCATTTTGACAGCGCTCTGACCGTTCAGCCGGATTCCTGCATCAATATGCTGAAGATCATGTATCTGGTGATTCCGTTTGCTCTGGATGCCATCATCACCTTCATTCTGTCTCATCTGAAAGTTGAAGAAGCAAATGAAAAACTGCGTGCAGCAGTCTGA